The proteins below come from a single Pseudomonas chlororaphis genomic window:
- a CDS encoding glutamate--cysteine ligase, with protein sequence MSDLLNRRLALLGERANLSLLEQCLHGIERECLRVTENGHLAQTPHPEALGSALTNEQITTDYSESLLEFITPALANPADTLASLDKIHRFAYSKLGDEYLWSPSMPCPLPAEEDIPIAYYGTSNIGRLKYVYRKGLALRYGKTMQCIAGIHYNFSLPEKLWPLLRQTEAADVSDRDFQSSAYIALIRNFRRYSWLLMYLFGASPALDAGFLRGRPHQLEQLDPNTLYLPYATSLRMSDLGYQSNAQAGLTPCYNDLASYTDSLRKAVATPYAPYVEVGTHQNGEWVQLNTNILQIENEYYSNIRPKRVTYTGERPIQALMARGIQYIEVRCLDINPFLPMGIDLTEARFLDAFLLYCGLNDSPQLENNECGNATSNFLTVVKEGRKPGLQLQRRGQSVDMQAWAMELLEKIAPLAALLDQSQGGDAHRQALDAQRAKVRDPSLTPSARVLAAMAEHQESFAEFSLRQSKAHAQYFRAEPLPAQEQAAFETAARESLVQQADLEQNEVGDFDVFVGAYQASILAISN encoded by the coding sequence TTGAGCGACCTTTTAAACCGCCGCCTGGCCCTGCTCGGCGAGCGCGCCAACCTCTCCCTGCTCGAACAGTGCCTGCATGGCATCGAGCGTGAATGCCTGCGCGTCACGGAGAACGGGCACCTGGCCCAAACCCCGCATCCCGAGGCGTTGGGGTCGGCGCTGACCAACGAACAGATCACCACCGACTATTCCGAGTCGCTGCTGGAGTTCATCACCCCGGCATTGGCCAACCCGGCCGACACCCTGGCCAGCCTCGACAAGATCCACCGGTTCGCCTACAGCAAGCTCGGCGACGAGTACCTGTGGAGCCCTTCGATGCCGTGCCCGTTGCCGGCGGAAGAGGACATCCCGATCGCCTACTACGGCACCTCGAATATCGGTCGGCTCAAGTACGTCTACCGCAAGGGCCTGGCCCTGCGCTACGGCAAGACCATGCAATGCATTGCCGGGATCCATTACAACTTTTCCCTGCCGGAAAAACTCTGGCCGCTGCTGCGGCAGACCGAAGCCGCCGACGTGAGCGACCGCGACTTCCAGTCCTCGGCCTACATCGCGCTGATCCGTAACTTCCGCCGCTACAGTTGGTTGCTGATGTACCTGTTCGGCGCCTCGCCGGCCCTGGACGCAGGCTTCCTGCGCGGCCGCCCGCATCAGTTGGAACAACTGGACCCGAACACCCTGTACCTGCCCTACGCCACCAGCCTGCGCATGAGTGATCTGGGTTACCAGAGCAACGCCCAGGCCGGCCTCACGCCGTGTTACAACGACCTGGCAAGCTATACCGACAGCCTGCGCAAAGCGGTGGCGACCCCCTACGCGCCCTACGTCGAAGTCGGCACCCACCAGAACGGCGAATGGGTGCAACTCAACACCAACATCCTGCAGATCGAAAACGAGTACTACTCCAACATCCGCCCCAAACGCGTGACCTACACCGGCGAGCGCCCGATCCAGGCATTGATGGCGCGGGGTATCCAGTACATCGAAGTGCGCTGCCTGGACATCAACCCCTTCCTGCCGATGGGCATCGACCTCACCGAAGCGCGGTTCCTCGATGCATTCCTGCTGTATTGCGGCCTCAATGACAGCCCGCAACTGGAAAACAACGAATGCGGCAACGCCACGAGCAACTTCCTGACCGTGGTCAAGGAAGGCCGCAAGCCAGGCCTGCAGTTGCAGCGCCGGGGCCAATCGGTGGACATGCAGGCCTGGGCCATGGAGCTGCTGGAAAAAATCGCTCCACTGGCCGCGCTGCTTGACCAGAGCCAGGGAGGCGACGCGCATCGCCAGGCACTGGACGCGCAACGGGCGAAAGTCCGTGATCCATCCTTGACCCCTTCAGCCCGGGTGCTGGCCGCCATGGCCGAACATCAGGAAAGCTTCGCCGAGTTCTCCCTGCGCCAAAGCAAGGCTCACGCTCAATACTTCCGTGCCGAGCCTTTGCCTGCCCAGGAACAGGCCGCCTTCGAAACGGCCGCGCGCGAGTCCCTGGTCCAGCAAGCCGATCTGGAGCAGAACGAAGTGGGGGATTTCGACGTGTTCGTGGGCGCCTATCAGGCGAGTATTCTGGCGATCAGCAACTGA